A single genomic interval of Stenotrophomonas sp. ZAC14D1_NAIMI4_1 harbors:
- a CDS encoding replicative DNA helicase — protein sequence MSARSGFRSNRKERGDGFDRDRDESRIDQLRVPPHSVEAEQAVLGGLMLAPEAYDRVNDQLTETDFYRRDHQMIYRAIRELSERERPFDAVTLGEWFESQGRMELVGDGAYLIELASTTPSAANIVAYAEIVRDKAVLRQLIQVGTDIVNDGFQPEGRDSSELLASAEKSVFAIAEQGARGRTDFVAMPGALKDAFEELRNRFENGGNITGLPTGYTDFDAMTAGLQPTDLIILAARPAMGKTTFALNIAEYAAIKSKKGVAVFSMEMSASQLAMRLISSNGRINASRLRTGQLEDEDWSRVTSAIKMLKETKIFIDDTPGVSPEILRSKCRRLKREHDLGLIVIDYLQLMSVPGNSENRATEISEISRSLKGLAKELNVPVIALSQLNRSLETRTDKRPVMADLRESGAIEQDADMIVFIYRDDYYNKENSPDKGLAEIIIGKHRGGPTGSCKLKFFGEYTRFDNLSHDSVGSFE from the coding sequence ATGTCCGCCCGTTCCGGCTTCCGTTCCAACCGCAAAGAGCGCGGCGATGGCTTCGACCGCGATCGCGACGAATCGCGCATCGACCAGCTGCGCGTGCCGCCGCACTCGGTGGAAGCCGAACAGGCGGTGCTGGGCGGCCTGATGCTGGCGCCGGAAGCCTACGACCGGGTCAACGACCAGCTGACCGAGACCGACTTCTACCGCCGCGACCACCAGATGATCTACCGGGCGATCCGCGAGCTGTCCGAGCGCGAGCGCCCGTTCGATGCGGTGACCCTGGGCGAGTGGTTCGAATCGCAGGGCAGGATGGAGCTGGTGGGCGACGGCGCCTACCTGATCGAACTGGCCAGCACCACGCCATCGGCGGCCAACATCGTCGCCTACGCCGAGATCGTGCGTGACAAGGCGGTGCTGCGGCAGCTGATCCAGGTCGGCACCGACATCGTCAACGACGGCTTCCAGCCGGAAGGCCGCGACAGCAGCGAACTGCTGGCCTCGGCCGAGAAGAGCGTGTTCGCCATTGCCGAACAGGGCGCACGTGGGCGTACCGACTTCGTGGCCATGCCCGGCGCACTGAAGGATGCCTTCGAGGAACTGCGCAACCGCTTCGAGAACGGCGGCAACATCACCGGCCTGCCGACCGGCTACACCGATTTCGATGCGATGACCGCCGGCCTGCAGCCGACCGACCTGATCATCCTGGCCGCGCGCCCGGCGATGGGCAAGACCACCTTCGCGCTGAACATCGCCGAGTACGCGGCGATCAAGTCGAAGAAGGGCGTGGCGGTGTTCTCGATGGAAATGTCCGCATCGCAGCTGGCAATGCGCCTGATTTCCTCCAACGGCCGCATCAACGCCTCGCGCCTGCGTACCGGCCAGCTGGAAGACGAGGACTGGAGCCGGGTCACCAGCGCGATCAAGATGCTGAAGGAAACCAAGATCTTCATCGACGATACGCCGGGCGTGTCGCCGGAGATCCTGCGTTCCAAGTGCCGCCGCCTGAAGCGCGAGCACGACCTGGGCCTGATCGTGATCGACTACCTGCAGCTGATGAGCGTGCCGGGCAACAGCGAAAACCGCGCGACCGAAATCTCTGAAATCTCGCGCTCGCTGAAGGGCCTGGCCAAGGAATTGAACGTACCGGTGATCGCGCTTTCGCAGCTCAATCGATCGCTGGAAACGCGAACCGACAAGCGCCCGGTGATGGCCGACCTTCGCGAATCGGGCGCAATCGAGCAGGACGCGGACATGATCGTCTTCATCTACCGCGACGATTACTACAACAAGGAAAATTCGCCGGACAAGGGCCTGGCCGAGATCATCATCGGCAAGCACCGTGGTGGCCCCACCGGTTCGTGCAAGCTGAAGTTCTTCGGCGAATACACCCGCTTCGACAACCTGTCCCACGATTCGGTCGGTTCATTCGAGTAA
- a CDS encoding NADPH-dependent FMN reductase, whose product MPVPTIAVFVGSLRRESCNRRLALALEKLAGDRARFQYVRIDDLPLYNQDFDGSYPAQGTRLKDEVRAADAVLFVTPEYNRSVPGVLKNAIDIGSRPYGDSAFGGKPAAVIGASIGQIGTAVAQQHLRNSLAFLDMHVLGQPEAFLHFKDELIGADGTIHNEGTQKFLQGYVDRFLQLIAVHAKGD is encoded by the coding sequence ATGCCTGTTCCCACCATCGCCGTGTTCGTTGGCAGCCTGCGCAGGGAGTCCTGCAACCGCAGGCTGGCCCTGGCACTGGAAAAGCTGGCCGGTGATCGCGCGCGTTTCCAGTACGTGCGCATCGACGATCTGCCGCTGTACAACCAGGATTTCGACGGCAGCTACCCGGCGCAGGGCACCCGCCTGAAGGACGAGGTGCGCGCTGCTGACGCGGTGCTGTTCGTCACCCCCGAATACAACCGCTCGGTGCCGGGTGTGCTGAAGAACGCCATCGACATCGGCTCGCGGCCCTATGGTGACAGCGCCTTTGGCGGCAAGCCGGCGGCGGTGATCGGCGCCTCCATCGGCCAGATCGGCACGGCCGTGGCCCAGCAGCACCTGCGCAACAGCCTGGCTTTCCTGGACATGCACGTGCTCGGCCAGCCGGAGGCGTTCCTCCATTTCAAGGACGAGCTGATCGGGGCGGATGGCACGATCCACAATGAAGGCACGCAGAAGTTCCTGCAGGGCTATGTAGACCGCTTCCTGCAGCTGATCGCGGTGCATGCCAAGGGCGACTGA
- a CDS encoding TonB-dependent receptor — protein sequence MSPHAPLRRNLLALLVCASLPSLALAETAPATEAPSATTLDSISVIGRGEARQVQRVTAEDMKVLPPGANPLKLLASKPGVHFESADATGAYEWSTSISLRGFNQNRLGYTLDGIPLGNMSYGNSNGLHISRAVISENLGGAEVSTGIGALGTPSTSNLGGVFQFYSIDPSTEYGVVLAQGFGSDNARRSYARLETGEHQGFAAYLSGAYSEGDKWKGKGSQESKQFNGKATYHFGEDSRITALFNGSRRVEADYQDLSLEMIDRLGWNWDNYAPDWDRAVAAANGQYSGGVNSPWDAYYSGHGLRNDDLSSIAGDFGLNDSMRLKVNVYNHSNRGQGHWFSPSNPSNPGTSREIPISIRTTEYAIDRTGVTSAFTWNVGGHELEAGLWYEDNGHSVQRNFYYIDGPITDDFFLRNPDQRVWNQHYTTITRQFYVQDRFRLFDDRLTIDIGAKSPHTRTSVRTPLGNYANNSSLTAKKGLLPQAGFNFKLNEGNEVFGSFAKNVAAYALGVGSPFNVPQADFDASAGNLKPEQSRTIELGWRGYGRGYEASVAVYDVKFDNRLLAIAQCVGILGCPALFSNVGSVTSRGAEATLQLKPMQDLAWSNALSWNDSTYDNDYVNNEVVPTRGRKTVDTPEWMFASTLAWTPGPWDMRLSANHVGKRYVTYTNDLSVPSYWLVNASVAYDFGAMGPAQNLTVALNLTNLTDKRYLSSINTNGTYATDPTRSLATMQVGAPRQVMATATVRF from the coding sequence ATGTCGCCCCATGCTCCGCTTCGCCGCAACCTGCTTGCCCTGCTGGTCTGTGCATCGCTGCCGTCGCTTGCTCTGGCTGAAACCGCTCCTGCCACTGAAGCACCGTCGGCCACGACCCTCGATTCGATCTCGGTGATCGGCCGCGGCGAGGCCCGCCAGGTGCAGCGTGTCACCGCGGAAGACATGAAGGTGCTGCCGCCGGGCGCCAACCCGCTGAAGCTGCTGGCCAGCAAGCCGGGCGTGCATTTCGAATCGGCCGACGCCACCGGTGCCTATGAGTGGTCCACCAGCATCAGCCTGCGCGGTTTCAACCAGAACCGCCTCGGCTATACGCTTGATGGCATCCCGCTGGGCAACATGTCCTACGGCAACAGCAATGGCCTGCATATCAGCCGCGCCGTGATCAGCGAGAACCTGGGCGGTGCGGAAGTGTCCACCGGCATCGGCGCACTGGGTACGCCGTCCACCAGCAACCTCGGGGGCGTGTTCCAGTTCTATTCGATCGATCCGTCCACCGAGTACGGCGTGGTGCTGGCGCAGGGCTTCGGCAGTGACAATGCGCGCCGCAGCTATGCACGCCTGGAGACGGGCGAACACCAGGGGTTTGCTGCCTACCTGTCCGGCGCGTACTCCGAGGGCGACAAGTGGAAGGGCAAGGGATCGCAGGAGTCGAAGCAGTTCAACGGCAAGGCCACCTACCACTTCGGTGAGGACAGCAGGATCACCGCGCTGTTCAACGGATCGCGCCGGGTCGAGGCCGATTACCAGGATCTGTCGCTGGAAATGATCGATCGCCTCGGCTGGAACTGGGACAACTATGCACCGGACTGGGATCGCGCGGTCGCTGCTGCGAACGGCCAGTACAGTGGCGGCGTCAACAGCCCATGGGACGCGTATTACTCCGGCCATGGCCTGCGCAATGACGACCTGTCCAGCATCGCCGGCGATTTCGGCCTCAACGATTCGATGCGGCTGAAGGTCAACGTCTACAACCACAGCAATCGCGGCCAGGGCCATTGGTTCAGCCCGTCCAATCCCTCCAACCCGGGTACCAGCCGGGAAATTCCGATTTCGATCCGCACCACCGAATACGCGATCGACCGTACCGGCGTGACCTCTGCGTTCACCTGGAATGTCGGCGGCCACGAACTGGAAGCCGGCCTCTGGTACGAGGACAACGGCCACAGCGTGCAGCGCAACTTCTACTACATCGATGGCCCCATCACCGATGACTTCTTCCTGCGCAATCCCGACCAGCGCGTGTGGAACCAGCACTACACCACCATCACCCGCCAGTTCTATGTGCAGGACCGCTTCCGCCTGTTCGATGATCGCCTGACCATCGACATCGGTGCCAAGTCGCCGCACACCCGTACCAGCGTGCGCACGCCGCTGGGCAACTACGCGAACAACAGCAGCCTCACCGCGAAGAAGGGCCTGCTGCCGCAGGCTGGCTTCAACTTCAAGCTCAACGAAGGCAACGAGGTCTTCGGTTCGTTCGCAAAGAATGTCGCTGCCTATGCACTGGGCGTCGGCAGCCCGTTCAACGTGCCGCAGGCCGACTTCGATGCCAGCGCAGGCAACCTGAAGCCGGAACAGTCACGCACGATCGAGCTGGGCTGGCGTGGCTACGGCCGGGGTTATGAAGCGTCGGTCGCGGTGTATGACGTGAAGTTCGACAACCGCCTGCTGGCGATTGCCCAGTGCGTGGGCATCCTTGGCTGCCCGGCGCTGTTCTCCAACGTCGGCTCGGTCACCAGCCGCGGCGCCGAGGCCACCCTGCAGTTGAAGCCGATGCAGGACCTGGCCTGGTCCAATGCGCTGTCCTGGAATGACAGCACCTACGACAACGATTACGTGAACAACGAAGTGGTGCCGACCCGCGGCCGCAAGACCGTGGACACGCCCGAATGGATGTTCGCCAGCACGCTCGCATGGACCCCGGGGCCGTGGGACATGCGCCTGTCGGCCAACCATGTCGGCAAGCGTTACGTGACCTACACCAATGATCTTTCGGTGCCCAGCTACTGGCTGGTCAATGCATCGGTGGCCTACGACTTCGGTGCGATGGGCCCGGCGCAGAACCTGACGGTTGCACTGAACCTGACCAACCTGACCGACAAGCGCTACCTGTCCTCCATCAACACCAATGGCACCTACGCCACTGACCCGACCCGCAGCCTGGCGACCATGCAGGTCGGCGCGCCGCGGCAGGTGATGGCCACCGCCACCGTCCGCTTCTGA